One genomic region from Candidatus Caldarchaeum subterraneum encodes:
- a CDS encoding chromosome segregation protein SMC → MAITGFKSFGNKRTVIKLPPGLVVITGPNGGGKSTVLDAVKFALGELSAHNLRVDRFSKLLHESSKGTDAQALVTLTLDNSDRSIPIDSEEVVISRRLYATGESEYMLNNRIVSRNELLTILSAANIKPDGLNLVTQGSVVGIAEMTSRELREVLEDAAGISGYKKRRDEAYKELEIAQKNIDIAKAATSEVRSRVKQLELERNQLLRKTLAEKILNTLKSLSLINEYNSHAQALRELDARAAELLNKLAEKQAEAEQVRARVSALKNEVEELERRQREVATEVSKIDRAVLSLETEKSRKIAEKNSAENALKQLDLQRRSLETRVAKWRERQQQLKEESEKKTQQVENLREQWAVREAEYNESKKLLEELQKEVDEAENRYAAKVEELRFLKLSDDGKSLLLDNIQKQLTRKQQEKEEAEKRVAETRNSLSEKTEQLTRLTESMEKLTQLLETQTNTAKNIRRELESRREKIASIDKLLEKTRLLKAAGQQLRETLQAAVKEDKKTSGLKTVREVFGEKLTGIHRAVLGDWLNAVYVADAEAGFSLAREAAEKKIPLKIVAESLELDSLVKALTHGAGFRAVDSVKQLQPGDRYVATMDGVYVDEPGIISVAGEMSETVAAERVNRSMERLETIEAKLLNAREAFDKEVKLAEKRLRETEAEAEETRRQLNIKALEKTRLETELNNLSKSAENSLQRLKQLEEEVARLVQEKEKLTQLLSDKTDEITALTHLRQSVAEKKQVLRKAEEDMRRKSQESSTTYRAYVNAERERDRILIELKNIEESLAGAEKEFEQIALRERELATELEQIRGMIEELDQKIVEASELKEKMDNELSQLTGVLAEKSREVKQLEQHLTTLLNEVSALEKENNNLAIERVRIETTLKSIGERLQSFTSAEEAETSLPLDLIPQLETEVAEIPVVNQLAAMQYDGIVENYRLRSTRINELEMERKRILDLIESINREEVDAFRRALDRVSDSFSFYFNQLTGGEGFLKLENPDDPLNSGVEMLVKFVGKQTRSTVSISGGEKSVSAVALILALQDLTPAQFYMFDEIDAHLDVVYVKNLVNLLKKMSTKKQIIIITLKDIIAEQADALYGVYMANESSHVVRTRLSEVVEAG, encoded by the coding sequence GTGGCTATCACGGGTTTCAAATCGTTTGGGAACAAGAGAACCGTGATAAAGCTACCGCCTGGCCTCGTGGTCATAACGGGGCCCAACGGCGGGGGGAAGTCAACGGTCCTCGACGCCGTCAAATTTGCGCTCGGTGAGCTTAGTGCACACAATCTCAGGGTTGACAGGTTTTCTAAGCTTTTGCATGAATCAAGCAAGGGCACAGATGCTCAGGCCCTTGTAACCCTCACGCTCGACAACTCCGACCGCAGCATCCCCATCGACTCCGAGGAGGTTGTCATAAGCAGGCGGCTCTACGCTACGGGAGAAAGCGAATACATGCTCAACAACCGCATCGTGTCGAGAAACGAGCTTCTCACAATCCTCTCCGCGGCCAACATAAAACCCGATGGATTGAACCTCGTGACGCAGGGCTCGGTCGTGGGCATAGCTGAGATGACCAGCAGAGAGCTGAGGGAGGTTTTGGAGGACGCTGCGGGGATATCAGGATACAAGAAGAGACGTGACGAGGCCTATAAAGAGCTTGAGATAGCGCAGAAAAACATCGACATCGCTAAAGCCGCCACATCAGAGGTAAGGTCACGAGTTAAACAGCTCGAGCTGGAGCGCAACCAGCTTCTACGAAAAACCCTCGCCGAAAAAATCCTAAACACTTTAAAATCACTCTCCCTGATCAACGAGTACAATTCTCATGCACAAGCTTTAAGAGAGCTTGATGCGCGGGCGGCGGAGCTGTTGAACAAGCTTGCGGAGAAACAGGCTGAGGCCGAGCAGGTCAGGGCCCGGGTCTCGGCTCTGAAGAATGAGGTTGAGGAGCTTGAGAGGAGGCAGCGAGAGGTAGCTACCGAGGTCAGCAAAATAGACCGCGCAGTTCTAAGCCTAGAGACAGAGAAATCGCGGAAAATAGCTGAGAAAAACTCCGCGGAAAACGCGTTGAAGCAGCTGGACCTGCAGCGCAGGTCTCTGGAGACACGCGTAGCCAAGTGGCGGGAGAGACAGCAGCAGCTCAAGGAAGAATCCGAAAAGAAAACCCAGCAGGTGGAAAATCTACGTGAACAGTGGGCCGTCAGAGAAGCGGAGTACAACGAATCCAAGAAACTTCTCGAAGAGCTTCAGAAAGAGGTTGACGAAGCCGAGAACCGTTACGCGGCAAAAGTGGAGGAGCTGCGCTTCCTCAAGCTCAGCGACGACGGCAAATCTCTACTCCTAGACAACATCCAGAAACAGCTAACACGCAAACAACAGGAGAAGGAAGAGGCTGAAAAAAGAGTCGCAGAAACGAGAAACAGCCTCAGCGAAAAAACCGAGCAACTAACCCGGCTAACCGAATCGATGGAAAAGCTCACACAGCTCCTCGAAACACAGACAAACACGGCAAAAAACATCCGGAGAGAGCTTGAATCCAGACGAGAAAAAATCGCTTCAATCGACAAGCTGTTAGAGAAGACACGTCTACTCAAGGCCGCTGGACAACAGCTCCGCGAAACGCTTCAAGCAGCAGTGAAAGAGGATAAGAAAACAAGTGGCCTCAAAACGGTCCGCGAAGTCTTTGGGGAAAAGCTTACGGGGATTCATCGGGCTGTTCTCGGTGACTGGCTTAACGCTGTTTACGTCGCCGACGCTGAAGCGGGTTTTTCGCTGGCGAGAGAGGCTGCTGAAAAGAAGATTCCGCTGAAGATTGTTGCGGAGTCTCTCGAACTCGACTCGCTGGTGAAGGCCTTGACCCATGGTGCAGGGTTTAGGGCCGTAGATTCTGTGAAACAGCTTCAACCGGGTGACAGATATGTTGCCACGATGGACGGTGTCTACGTGGATGAGCCGGGGATAATCAGTGTAGCCGGTGAGATGAGCGAGACAGTTGCCGCAGAGCGTGTAAACCGTAGCATGGAAAGACTCGAAACAATTGAGGCCAAACTCTTAAACGCGAGGGAGGCTTTTGACAAAGAGGTTAAGCTTGCTGAAAAACGTCTTAGAGAGACAGAGGCCGAAGCGGAGGAGACGAGGCGTCAACTAAACATAAAGGCTCTTGAGAAAACCCGTCTCGAGACAGAGCTAAACAACCTCTCTAAATCCGCGGAAAATAGCCTTCAGCGTCTCAAGCAGCTCGAGGAAGAGGTCGCTCGACTGGTTCAGGAGAAGGAGAAGTTGACGCAGCTGTTGTCGGACAAGACGGATGAGATAACGGCCCTGACCCACCTGAGACAAAGTGTGGCCGAGAAGAAGCAGGTGCTGCGGAAAGCCGAGGAAGATATGAGACGGAAATCACAGGAATCATCCACAACATACCGCGCATACGTCAACGCCGAAAGAGAAAGGGACAGGATTTTGATCGAGCTCAAAAACATAGAGGAGTCGCTTGCCGGCGCTGAGAAAGAGTTTGAGCAAATCGCCCTTCGTGAACGCGAACTAGCCACGGAGCTTGAACAAATCCGTGGCATGATAGAGGAGTTGGACCAGAAAATAGTCGAGGCTAGTGAGCTGAAGGAGAAGATGGATAATGAGTTGAGCCAGCTCACAGGGGTTCTTGCGGAGAAGAGTAGAGAGGTTAAGCAGCTAGAGCAGCATCTCACAACCCTGTTAAACGAGGTTTCGGCCCTTGAGAAGGAGAACAACAACCTAGCCATCGAAAGAGTCCGCATCGAGACCACCCTCAAGTCTATAGGGGAACGGCTTCAGAGCTTCACCTCAGCCGAGGAAGCTGAGACATCTCTTCCACTTGATTTAATCCCGCAACTCGAAACCGAGGTGGCCGAGATACCTGTAGTCAACCAGCTTGCGGCGATGCAGTATGACGGTATAGTGGAAAACTATCGTCTCCGCTCCACGAGGATAAACGAGCTCGAGATGGAGAGAAAACGCATACTTGACTTGATTGAGTCGATTAACAGGGAGGAGGTTGACGCCTTTCGCAGAGCCTTGGACAGGGTTTCGGATAGTTTCAGCTTCTACTTTAACCAGTTGACTGGTGGAGAAGGTTTTCTCAAGCTTGAGAACCCCGATGACCCGCTTAACTCAGGTGTAGAGATGCTTGTCAAGTTTGTCGGGAAACAGACACGGAGCACTGTCTCGATAAGCGGTGGAGAGAAATCAGTGTCGGCTGTTGCGTTGATACTCGCGTTACAGGACCTTACACCAGCCCAGTTCTACATGTTCGACGAAATCGACGCCCACCTCGACGTCGTATACGTCAAAAACCTCGTCAACCTTCTCAAGAAAATGTCCACCAAGAAACAGATAATAATCATCACTTTGAAGGACATTATCGCGGAGCAGGCTGATGCGCTGTATGGTGTCTACATGGCTAATGAGTCTTCTCACGTTGTTAGGACGCGGTTGAGCGAGGTGGTTGAGGCTGGATAA